Part of the Halodesulfurarchaeum formicicum genome is shown below.
TCAAATCCGTCGAAGACGAGCTAAGCGACCAACGCGAACTCCTGGAAGAAATCGCAACCGCCGAGGGAATCGAGGTCGACCAGATCGACACCACTGATACAGACTCCGGACAGACAGACCCCGAACCGACCGACAGCGACCAGTAGGTACAGCCCCCGGAACTAGCCAAAAACGACACTGACTCTGCCGACGATAAACGCTGCCGCCGCGAGAAACATCCCGTACTTCAGCCACTGCTGGCCGGTGCCCGGGTACGCGCGACTTCGCAGCAGGGCCGCGACCATGAGCAGGTCGGCTGGAACTACCACGAGGAGATACGACAATCCGAACAGGCCGGTGAGATACGGGACCGGACTCGCGAGGACCGCGGCCAGTAACGCGATTGCCGCGATCACAAGCGCCCGATCCGCCCCCAGCGCGATTGGGAGCGTATTGAGCCCCTCGGCCCGATCGCCCGAGATGTCCTCGATATCCTTGATCACTTCGCGGGCGAACGTCGAAAGCGCCGCGAGCGCGAACAGGACGACCCCGTCACGCGCCCGGCCCACAGCCGCAGCACCAAAGAGAAACGTGCTCCCACCCAGGTACGCCACCAGCGCGTTTCCCGCCCCTGGTCGACCCTTGAACAGCGTCGTGTAGGCGACCAGCCCCAGGAAATTGAGGATCGCGATCAGAATTGCCACCGGTGGAAGCGTCACCGCGAGCGCGATCGCGACGGCGAACAGACCTACACTCCACAGAAGCGCCCCCATTGGGGGCACGTCGCCACGTGGAATCGGGCGCTCGGGGTTGTTGATCCGGTCGATCTCCCGGTCGAAGTAATCGTTGATGGCATTGCCCGCACCGGTCGCGAGGACAGTCGCAAGCACGGCTGCACCGAGCGACCAGACATCGGCGGCCAACCCGGCAGCGATGAATCCGCCAATCAGCGTCAGAACACCGGCTGCAACGCTGTTCACCGGCCGTGTGAGTTCCAGATAGCTCCACGGAGCCCCGCTCATACAGGCGCTCACTGTCGCCGGGGGGATAAGTGAGACGACTCCAATCGATCGGCTCAGATATTGCGAATCGTCTCGGTCGGGACGACTTTCTCACGCTCGGCCCGCTGCTGGATCGACGCCAGGAGCGCCGGGTCGAATGGCGCTTCGA
Proteins encoded:
- a CDS encoding geranylgeranylglycerol-phosphate geranylgeranyltransferase, whose translation is MSGAPWSYLELTRPVNSVAAGVLTLIGGFIAAGLAADVWSLGAAVLATVLATGAGNAINDYFDREIDRINNPERPIPRGDVPPMGALLWSVGLFAVAIALAVTLPPVAILIAILNFLGLVAYTTLFKGRPGAGNALVAYLGGSTFLFGAAAVGRARDGVVLFALAALSTFAREVIKDIEDISGDRAEGLNTLPIALGADRALVIAAIALLAAVLASPVPYLTGLFGLSYLLVVVPADLLMVAALLRSRAYPGTGQQWLKYGMFLAAAAFIVGRVSVVFG
- a CDS encoding DUF5798 family protein codes for the protein MGLGNTAKKLQQVVDVADDLYAKINDLKSDLAAMRDTIEETNSRVKSVEDELSDQRELLEEIATAEGIEVDQIDTTDTDSGQTDPEPTDSDQ